GGCGTGGCGAGTTGACCTCTGCCACATCGGATGATGATAGTCACACGTAGGATAACATTTTTTTAACTTTTCCACGTATAGCTGGCTGAATCGAATACTACTAGATGCAACCACTTCGATCGTCACTGTGATCCCACCACCTACCTACCTACCTCCTGCTGCCACCTTCCTCCGCTCCGCTCCGCTCCGATCCGATCCCCATGGAAGCCACCGCCGCCTgctcggcctccctcgcctccTCGCCGCTCCCCCACCGCCGCAGCCGCGTGCGCGTGGTCGTCGCGGCGGCCCGACGGAAGGGGCCGTCGGGCGCGGTGGCCGCGGCGGCCTCCACGGGCAACTACGTGGTGCCGCTGGACGCCGCGCCGTCGGGGATCACGCGGCCGCTCGTCGAGATCCTGCGCGACCTCAACAAGCGCGTCCCGGAGACCATCGTCCTCCCCGCCTCCCGCCGCGCCTCCGCCTCCGACCCCGTCATCCCATGGTACTTTGCTCCACCTGCCCGTGTCGTGTGCTAGCTCGAGATCCAGTCGAATGCGCGTGTCATCCCACACATCTCACTGCGAAACTCAGGCCGATCCACCAACCCATAGGCCGGAGCGCACGGATCCTCGTACCCTCTCTCTCACCGCGCGCATTCTCCTGGATCTCTGACCACTCACGGATTTCCATTTCTCTGTCTGTCAGGTACCATGCCAACCGGATGCTCAGCTTCTACGCCCCCGGTGAGCCTCCCCCCCATTTGCCCAATTCCAAAACTGCTCACATATggtttgtgatctcatccgagtGGGTCGATTCATGCTAATTTGTGTATTTATGGCTTCTACTACTTGTATATCTAATCTGAGCAGTTGATTTCACGTATATATAGCGTTTCTACTAGAAATATGATGATCGGCGTGCTAACCGTTTGCTCTTTATGGTGTTCTTGGATTATGCCCTGTTTCCAGGCTGGTGTGGAGAGGTCCGTGATGTTATTTACAATGACAATGGAAAGGTGACCGTGGTGTATCGTGTCACAATACGAGGAATAGATGGAGAGGTACCTAACTACTGTCTCTTGTTCGTGATGACGGTCAACATATCGCAAAGCTAACATCATATGAATTAGTTTATTAATGGGTCAGTCAATCATCAAGCTCCTAATTTTATAAATCTCTTATAGTTCAGGATTCAACCTTACAAGGCATACATGCATTGGAAGAGCTATTAAGACTTCAAGTTGCTAGCATTGGAACAAATCTCCTAGAAAATATCAAATTTCAGAAATTCACTTGGTTGGCAGAATCATTGTTTAGGTTGGCCTGTAAACCGGATGACTTGGGTAGCGTTGGGACAAATTCAGATACATTTGTGAGTTCACCCCATATGCTTGTGGCATCCAATGTCAAGTTGCAGGAGCCCCTGCCTATCTGTCTCTGCCCATCCAAGGCGTAAATCAATTATTTTCTGTTTGTTCCAGGCATTAGCTATAACTTGGAACCGACTACAGCTGTCATTTCCCAGCTGTGTCTGTATCCAAAGTACAGAGTATATGCTCCCCTGCTTCACCAAACAGATATTATTTCAGTTTATGAATCCAGTTTGCTGAGTTATACTATTAATTAGAGAGGAGATAAATGACATTTTCAACTTTCAGCGTGTTAATCGGGTTCATAACCACAATGTGCAATTCAAATCAGCACTACACGGCTAATAATCCATAACCACAATTGCACCCGTtagtatctactccctccgttcggaattacttgtcac
This window of the Triticum aestivum cultivar Chinese Spring chromosome 5D, IWGSC CS RefSeq v2.1, whole genome shotgun sequence genome carries:
- the LOC123123862 gene encoding DNA repair RAD52-like protein 2, chloroplastic isoform X2, producing the protein MEATAACSASLASSPLPHRRSRVRVVVAAARRKGPSGAVAAAASTGNYVVPLDAAPSGITRPLVEILRDLNKRVPETIVLPASRRASASDPVIPWYHANRMLSFYAPGWCGEVRDVIYNDNGKVTVVYRVTIRGIDGEVHREAAGTASLSDARLDDPVAAAEEAAFCKACARLGFGLYLYYEDEVL
- the LOC123123862 gene encoding DNA repair RAD52-like protein 2, chloroplastic isoform X1; the protein is MEATAACSASLASSPLPHRRSRVRVVVAAARRKGPSGAVAAAASTGNYVVPLDAAPSGITRPLVEILRDLNKRVPETIVLPASRRASASDPVIPWYHANRMLSFYAPGWCGEVRDVIYNDNGKVTVVYRVTIRGIDGEVHREAAGTASLSDARLDDPVAAAEEAAFCKACARFGFGLYLYHEDEVL